The Opitutaceae bacterium genome has a window encoding:
- a CDS encoding DeoR/GlpR family DNA-binding transcription regulator — MQAEERQMRIADYLKEAEFASLEELSSRLGVSVSTIRRDVTALDEAGTVRRTHGGARWLAARVDEYAFTVRNSKSIKEKESIALACAEQIHHGQTVIIDAGSTVYQVARHLESKSPQIITNSLPVANFFSSSPSVEVIVSGGVIYPRLGVLVGPLAVEAFSKAHADVAVMSASGVTAEGIFNSHSLLIDMQQAMIRASDRVIFCLDHTKFDRRSLFFLTGLENLHCIVTDWQTPETLLCPLRSAGIEVIQAPRPD, encoded by the coding sequence ATGCAGGCTGAAGAACGGCAGATGCGGATCGCAGACTACCTGAAGGAGGCGGAATTCGCCTCACTCGAGGAGCTGTCCTCCCGCCTCGGCGTCTCGGTTTCAACCATCCGCCGCGATGTGACCGCCCTTGACGAAGCCGGGACCGTCCGGCGGACCCACGGAGGAGCCCGCTGGCTCGCGGCCCGGGTCGACGAGTACGCCTTCACCGTGCGTAACTCCAAGTCAATCAAGGAGAAAGAATCGATCGCCCTGGCCTGCGCCGAACAGATCCACCACGGACAGACAGTGATCATCGATGCCGGCAGCACGGTCTACCAGGTGGCCCGGCATCTCGAGTCCAAGAGCCCGCAAATCATCACCAACTCCCTGCCGGTGGCCAATTTCTTCTCTTCCTCCCCTTCGGTCGAAGTGATTGTGAGCGGGGGGGTGATCTATCCCCGGTTGGGAGTGCTGGTCGGTCCGCTGGCGGTTGAGGCGTTCTCCAAAGCCCATGCCGATGTGGCGGTGATGAGCGCCAGCGGAGTTACCGCGGAGGGGATCTTCAACTCGCATTCCCTGCTGATCGATATGCAGCAGGCGATGATCCGGGCATCGGATCGGGTCATCTTCTGCCTCGATCACACCAAGTTCGACCGGCGCTCGCTTTTCTTCCTGACCGGGCTGGAAAACCTTCACTGCATCGTCACCGACTGGCAGACTCCGGAAACCCTGCTCTGTCCCCTCCGCTCGGCGGGAATCGAGGTCATTCAGGCGCCCCGTCCGGACTGA
- a CDS encoding phosphate propanoyltransferase, with translation MTTTPTQPHRATVEHLVRRVLYERLGRPVPRQSLGPNPLVVNVSARHCHLTQAAVETLFGKGHTLHPKKWLYQEGQYAAEEAVTLIGPRSRVVSNLRILGPCRDINQVELAFTDSISLGFRIPVRQSGNIAGTPGCMLMGPAGFLELPEGVIRAAPHAHMHPDDADHYGVKQGDMMKLKVGGPCSLTLNQLLVRVSPDFKLEVHIDTDEANACGLGPDTTVELIA, from the coding sequence ATGACGACCACTCCGACCCAACCTCATCGTGCCACAGTCGAGCACCTGGTCCGTCGTGTCCTTTACGAGCGTCTGGGCCGGCCGGTGCCGCGGCAGTCCCTCGGTCCGAATCCGTTGGTCGTGAACGTGAGTGCCCGTCATTGTCATCTGACCCAGGCGGCGGTCGAGACGCTCTTTGGCAAAGGTCACACCCTTCACCCGAAGAAGTGGTTGTATCAGGAAGGGCAGTATGCGGCCGAGGAGGCCGTCACCCTGATCGGGCCGCGCAGCCGGGTCGTCTCCAATCTTCGCATTCTGGGACCCTGTCGTGACATCAACCAGGTCGAGTTGGCCTTCACCGATTCCATCTCACTCGGCTTCCGGATTCCGGTGCGTCAATCCGGCAACATCGCCGGGACGCCCGGTTGCATGCTGATGGGGCCGGCCGGGTTCCTGGAACTGCCCGAAGGTGTCATCCGGGCCGCGCCTCATGCCCACATGCACCCGGACGATGCGGATCACTACGGGGTCAAGCAGGGTGACATGATGAAGCTGAAGGTGGGTGGACCCTGCAGCCTGACCCTGAATCAGCTCCTCGTGCGGGTATCCCCCGATTTCAAACTTGAGGTGCACATCGACACCGACGAGGCCAACGCCTGTGGTCTTGGACCGGATACAACGGTCGAACTGATCGCCTGA
- a CDS encoding BMC domain-containing protein gives MNESLGMVETRGYVGSVEASDAMVKAASVSLVKLVQIGGGMVTVLVKGDVGSVKAAVEAGAEAAKRVGEHLCSNVIPRPHPELLKQFGL, from the coding sequence ATGAATGAGTCACTAGGAATGGTCGAAACCCGGGGCTACGTCGGCAGTGTCGAAGCCAGCGATGCCATGGTCAAGGCGGCGAGCGTCAGTCTCGTCAAGTTGGTCCAGATCGGCGGCGGAATGGTCACCGTCCTGGTCAAGGGCGATGTGGGCAGCGTCAAGGCGGCGGTGGAAGCCGGTGCCGAAGCAGCCAAGCGGGTCGGGGAGCACCTCTGCTCGAACGTCATCCCACGTCCCCATCCCGAATTGCTGAAGCAGTTCGGTCTCTGA
- a CDS encoding BMC domain-containing protein, whose protein sequence is MAQDALGMIETKGLSPLLEAADAALKAANVTMTGWETIGSGYVTGFFRGDVAAVKAATDAGVEAANRVGEVISVQVLPRPHEGLSSLGKWI, encoded by the coding sequence ATGGCACAAGATGCGTTGGGCATGATCGAAACGAAGGGCCTGAGTCCTCTTCTTGAAGCAGCAGACGCCGCCCTCAAGGCGGCCAATGTCACCATGACCGGTTGGGAAACCATCGGCAGCGGTTACGTGACCGGTTTCTTCCGGGGCGATGTCGCCGCGGTCAAGGCCGCCACCGACGCCGGGGTCGAGGCGGCCAACCGGGTGGGCGAGGTCATCAGCGTGCAGGTCCTGCCCCGGCCGCACGAAGGCCTCTCCTCGCTCGGCAAGTGGATCTGA
- a CDS encoding acetate kinase, which yields MKILVANLGSTSFKYRLFEMDGEEARVLAKGGFERVSDHGEAIDNCLASLRREGVVGSIDDLDAVGFKAVHGGEVSGCLLADDRVLAALDRYRDIAPAHNPAYAAGIRQFRARSARLPLVALFETAFYQWAPEPVRHYAVPRTWLEAGVRRYGFHGASHKFVAERSAELLGRDDLAEATRRLYLDGPSVLNGPDVRVISCHLGGSSSIAGIRNGAAVGCSLGFSPQSGLPHNNRVGDLDSAALPFAVRHLNLSLGEAESQLAREGGLFGLSGVSNDLRDIRAAAVAGNDRAQLAIDVLIQQIRHWIGSFLVELNGCDALVFTGGIGENNPWLRAAVCRELDQLGIRLDSNRNDVDFAPEIDLSADGSAARIFVIPANEELVVARETRRLVGSLHPLTQDRARSAP from the coding sequence GTGAAGATCCTCGTCGCCAACCTCGGTTCGACTTCCTTCAAATACCGTCTCTTCGAGATGGACGGTGAGGAAGCGCGCGTCCTGGCGAAGGGCGGATTTGAACGCGTCTCCGACCACGGTGAAGCCATCGACAATTGTCTGGCTTCGCTTCGTCGGGAAGGCGTTGTCGGGTCGATCGACGATCTCGACGCGGTCGGATTCAAGGCGGTCCACGGGGGCGAAGTCTCCGGTTGCCTGCTGGCCGACGACCGGGTCCTCGCGGCTCTCGACCGCTACCGGGACATCGCTCCGGCCCATAACCCGGCTTATGCGGCCGGGATTCGGCAGTTCCGGGCCCGGTCGGCGCGGCTTCCTCTCGTCGCTCTCTTTGAGACGGCTTTCTACCAGTGGGCGCCGGAGCCGGTCCGTCATTACGCGGTGCCCCGGACCTGGCTGGAGGCGGGCGTGCGCCGCTACGGCTTCCACGGTGCGAGCCACAAGTTCGTGGCTGAACGATCGGCCGAGCTCCTCGGGCGCGACGATCTGGCGGAGGCCACCCGGCGCCTCTATCTGGACGGTCCTTCGGTTCTCAACGGACCGGATGTCCGCGTGATCTCCTGCCACCTCGGAGGGAGCAGTTCGATCGCGGGCATCCGCAATGGAGCTGCGGTCGGTTGCAGCCTCGGCTTCAGTCCCCAGTCCGGTCTTCCCCATAACAATCGGGTGGGGGACCTCGATTCGGCGGCGCTTCCCTTTGCCGTCCGCCACCTCAATCTCTCCCTCGGGGAAGCCGAGTCCCAGCTTGCCCGCGAAGGGGGCCTGTTCGGCCTTTCGGGAGTCAGCAATGATCTGCGCGACATCCGCGCAGCCGCAGTCGCGGGGAATGACCGCGCGCAGCTGGCCATCGATGTCCTCATCCAGCAGATCCGTCACTGGATCGGTTCCTTTCTGGTCGAGCTCAACGGTTGCGACGCCCTTGTCTTCACCGGGGGAATCGGGGAAAACAATCCCTGGTTGCGGGCTGCGGTCTGCCGGGAGCTGGACCAGCTCGGCATCCGCCTCGATTCGAACCGCAACGACGTTGATTTCGCGCCCGAGATCGACCTCTCGGCCGACGGGTCCGCCGCCCGGATTTTTGTCATTCCCGCCAATGAGGAACTGGTCGTCGCCCGGGAAACCCGGCGACTGGTCGGCTCCCTTCACCCACTCACCCAGGATCGCGCCAGGTCGGCTCCTTAA
- a CDS encoding BMC domain-containing protein — MTQKAIGLLETRGLIALVQGTDAMLKAANVELAGPMKQVGNALVTAVVVGDVAAVKAATDAGAQAASMVGEVVSVQVIARPHEDVAEVLPKIPAKGGK, encoded by the coding sequence ATGACTCAAAAAGCAATCGGACTCCTCGAAACCCGCGGCCTCATCGCATTGGTGCAGGGCACGGACGCCATGCTCAAGGCCGCCAATGTCGAATTGGCCGGACCGATGAAGCAGGTCGGCAATGCGCTGGTCACCGCCGTCGTCGTCGGTGACGTCGCCGCGGTCAAGGCCGCCACCGACGCCGGCGCCCAGGCCGCCTCCATGGTCGGCGAAGTCGTCAGCGTGCAGGTCATCGCCCGTCCACACGAAGACGTGGCGGAAGTGCTGCCCAAGATTCCGGCCAAGGGCGGAAAGTAA
- a CDS encoding EutN/CcmL family microcompartment protein: protein MFLARVIGSVVSTKKDETMKGRKLLLLRPMLIDEADPAKFRPGSNTVVAVDGMGAGNGELVLFCQGSSARQATGLKQLPVDAAVVGIVDSVDVMNKQVYPG, encoded by the coding sequence ATGTTCCTCGCCCGGGTCATCGGTTCCGTTGTCTCGACCAAGAAGGACGAGACGATGAAGGGGCGCAAACTGCTCCTTCTGCGCCCCATGCTGATCGACGAAGCCGATCCGGCGAAGTTCCGGCCCGGCTCGAACACTGTCGTGGCGGTCGACGGGATGGGGGCGGGCAACGGCGAGCTGGTCCTCTTTTGTCAGGGCAGTTCGGCACGGCAGGCCACCGGGCTCAAGCAACTCCCGGTGGACGCCGCCGTCGTGGGGATCGTCGACTCGGTCGACGTCATGAACAAGCAGGTCTATCCGGGCTGA
- a CDS encoding aldehyde dehydrogenase, with protein MAGSTQISLDESTVRSVVEEVLRSLGQLNGPGPAPAAPGANGGSTRSRRHFGLFDDAGEAARAALDAFHQLKEKGVAGRVKVVEIVKGLCEEKAVEWGRLEFEETKIGRLAHKIEKLQIVKLVPGVEWLKPYGLSGDHGITLEEYTPFGVIGAITPVTHSIPTLSGNVVNIVAAGNAVVFNPHPSGARCAAVAVRAFNEAIHRELGIENLICAVEHPTLDSFAALCKAPEIGLLCVTGGPGVVQAAMRSGKRAVCAGPGNPPVLIDDTADIAKAARGIVHGGSYDNNLLCIGEKEIFVLDTVADRFIRAFKEAGAAQLNRSQLDRLTAEAFTDSKDAGGCSHPVLNRTLIGRDASELGRVAGISVAADTQILFAETDPDHPYVMEEQMMPMVPVVRVKSIEQGIEFAMKAEHGYKHSSIIHSLNVDHMTAMARALDTTLFIKNGPCTAGLGLGGEGYLSYSIATTTGEGITTPKTFTRTRRCVMVDNLKIY; from the coding sequence ATGGCAGGAAGCACTCAGATCAGTCTGGACGAATCGACCGTGCGCAGCGTGGTCGAGGAGGTCCTGCGCAGCCTGGGGCAACTCAATGGTCCGGGACCGGCACCGGCCGCGCCCGGCGCCAACGGCGGTTCCACCCGCAGCCGCCGGCATTTCGGCCTTTTTGACGACGCCGGCGAAGCCGCCCGGGCCGCTCTCGATGCCTTTCACCAGTTGAAGGAGAAAGGTGTCGCCGGTCGGGTCAAAGTGGTGGAGATCGTCAAGGGACTCTGTGAGGAGAAAGCCGTGGAATGGGGCCGGCTCGAGTTCGAGGAAACCAAGATCGGCCGGCTCGCCCACAAGATCGAGAAGCTCCAGATCGTCAAGTTGGTCCCGGGGGTCGAGTGGCTCAAGCCCTACGGCCTGAGCGGCGACCACGGCATCACCCTTGAGGAATACACGCCCTTCGGGGTGATCGGGGCGATCACCCCGGTCACGCATTCCATCCCGACCCTCAGCGGCAACGTGGTCAACATCGTGGCCGCGGGCAATGCCGTGGTCTTCAATCCTCATCCCAGTGGCGCCCGCTGCGCTGCGGTCGCGGTCCGGGCCTTCAATGAGGCCATCCACCGGGAACTCGGGATTGAGAACCTCATCTGTGCGGTCGAACACCCGACCCTCGATTCATTTGCCGCCCTCTGCAAGGCACCCGAAATCGGACTGCTTTGCGTGACCGGAGGTCCCGGTGTCGTCCAGGCCGCCATGCGCTCGGGCAAACGCGCCGTCTGCGCCGGTCCGGGCAACCCGCCCGTCCTGATCGACGATACCGCCGATATCGCGAAGGCGGCCCGCGGCATCGTTCATGGCGGGTCCTATGACAACAACCTGCTGTGCATCGGCGAGAAGGAGATCTTCGTCCTGGACACCGTGGCGGATCGCTTCATCCGCGCTTTCAAGGAAGCGGGTGCCGCCCAGCTCAACCGGAGCCAGCTCGATCGTCTGACCGCCGAGGCTTTCACCGACAGCAAGGATGCCGGCGGATGCTCACACCCGGTGCTCAACCGGACCCTGATCGGCCGGGACGCTTCGGAACTCGGGCGGGTCGCCGGGATCTCGGTCGCCGCCGACACCCAGATCCTCTTCGCCGAGACCGATCCGGATCATCCCTACGTCATGGAGGAACAGATGATGCCGATGGTCCCGGTCGTCCGGGTCAAATCCATCGAGCAGGGCATCGAATTCGCGATGAAAGCCGAGCATGGCTACAAGCACTCCTCGATCATCCACTCCCTCAACGTCGATCATATGACGGCGATGGCCCGGGCGCTCGATACCACGCTCTTCATCAAGAACGGTCCCTGCACCGCCGGTCTTGGCCTGGGGGGCGAGGGTTACCTCAGCTACTCCATCGCCACCACCACCGGCGAGGGCATCACCACCCCGAAGACGTTCACCCGCACCCGCCGGTGCGTCATGGTCGACAACCTGAAAATCTACTGA
- a CDS encoding EutN/CcmL family microcompartment protein: MLYARVDGSVVATIAHPSMRGRRTVICQPLDADGNDDGAPVLAVDPLGAGLHQRVIVSSDGSSTRELVGDPHSPLRNFVVGLADT, translated from the coding sequence ATGCTCTACGCACGGGTGGATGGATCGGTGGTCGCGACGATTGCGCATCCCAGCATGCGCGGCCGGCGCACCGTCATCTGTCAGCCCCTCGATGCGGACGGGAACGACGACGGGGCGCCCGTCCTGGCGGTCGATCCCCTCGGCGCGGGGCTCCACCAGCGGGTCATCGTCTCCAGCGATGGATCATCCACCCGGGAACTGGTCGGCGATCCGCATTCGCCGCTGCGCAATTTCGTCGTCGGCCTGGCCGATACCTGA
- a CDS encoding EutN/CcmL family microcompartment protein codes for MRLGHVIGKVTLNQREPSFQGGRFLLVQPLDRRQFSGADLLPLPKANSLVVYDNLGAGQGDIIGYVEGAEATAPFTHPIPIDAFNAAIIDTITYQPPRSGGSDT; via the coding sequence ATGAGACTGGGTCATGTCATCGGCAAGGTCACCCTCAATCAACGCGAACCGTCCTTTCAGGGAGGACGCTTCCTTCTGGTCCAACCGCTCGACCGCCGTCAGTTTTCCGGGGCAGACCTCCTTCCCCTGCCCAAGGCGAACAGCCTGGTCGTTTACGACAACCTTGGGGCCGGACAGGGTGACATCATCGGCTACGTCGAGGGAGCCGAAGCCACCGCACCCTTCACTCATCCCATCCCGATCGACGCCTTCAATGCGGCGATCATCGACACCATTACCTATCAACCACCTCGATCCGGAGGTTCCGACACATGA
- a CDS encoding class II aldolase/adducin family protein — MKQVITAREAEQILRNGGMASIPADAVLTPSARDIFRGAGLNGSKPSATTTPAAAHVPSAMKAEPIIPDHEYRWTPGSDPKTPAEVAAFFVSPAIEAVKRHMVDIGRRIWEKDYVDGNGGNITVRVGDNLVLCTPTLISKGFMKAEDICLVDLEGRQLAGNLRRTSEVLTHIGIMTRQPKCKSCVHAHPPHATAFAVASVVPPSCMIPEAEVFLGQIGFAPYQTPGTPENSQTVGEIGVNHQSIIMQNHGVICWGKDVEDAYWKMENTDAYCKTIWIASQLGNGLHTFGKDKLQDLIAIRKKLGMDDIRSEWKECELCDNSDFQPGVVCTIPPAASGAGSRPAPSAEPDPQLEALVSKITSQIMEKLEN; from the coding sequence ATGAAGCAAGTCATCACTGCACGCGAAGCTGAGCAGATCCTGCGCAACGGCGGCATGGCCTCGATCCCGGCCGACGCCGTCCTCACGCCCTCGGCCCGCGATATCTTCCGCGGCGCCGGTCTCAACGGTTCCAAGCCCTCCGCCACGACGACACCGGCCGCGGCGCATGTCCCGTCGGCCATGAAGGCCGAACCGATCATCCCGGATCATGAATACCGCTGGACGCCCGGATCCGATCCGAAAACACCCGCGGAAGTGGCCGCGTTTTTCGTCTCGCCCGCCATCGAAGCGGTCAAGCGGCACATGGTGGATATCGGCCGTCGGATCTGGGAGAAGGATTATGTCGACGGCAACGGCGGCAACATCACGGTCCGGGTCGGCGACAATCTCGTGCTCTGCACCCCGACCCTCATTTCCAAGGGCTTCATGAAGGCGGAGGACATCTGCCTGGTCGATCTGGAGGGACGCCAACTCGCCGGCAACCTGCGCCGGACGAGCGAGGTCCTGACCCACATCGGCATCATGACCCGCCAACCCAAGTGCAAGTCCTGCGTGCACGCCCACCCGCCGCACGCCACGGCTTTCGCGGTGGCCTCGGTCGTCCCGCCCAGCTGCATGATTCCGGAGGCCGAGGTTTTCCTCGGCCAGATCGGTTTCGCCCCTTACCAGACCCCCGGCACCCCGGAGAACTCCCAGACGGTCGGCGAGATCGGGGTCAATCACCAGTCGATCATCATGCAGAACCACGGGGTCATCTGCTGGGGCAAGGATGTCGAGGACGCCTACTGGAAGATGGAAAACACCGATGCCTACTGCAAAACGATCTGGATCGCCTCGCAGCTGGGCAACGGACTTCACACCTTCGGCAAGGACAAGCTCCAGGACCTCATTGCCATCCGCAAGAAACTCGGGATGGACGATATCCGTTCCGAATGGAAGGAGTGCGAACTCTGCGACAACTCGGACTTCCAGCCGGGCGTGGTCTGCACGATTCCGCCGGCCGCCTCCGGCGCAGGTTCCCGACCGGCCCCTTCGGCTGAGCCCGACCCGCAGCTCGAAGCTCTTGTCTCGAAGATCACCAGCCAGATCATGGAGAAGCTCGAAAACTGA
- a CDS encoding lactate/malate dehydrogenase family protein, with protein MKVTIVGGGGRVGSNAAFALQCAGIVPEIQILDANVEMAEGEALDLLHGTSVIADQRIYAGDYARAADSDMFVITAGLRRKPDESRLDLINRNVSLFLQILESIKSAGTRSDAVIFVVSNPVDILTQLAVQKLGLPWSQVIGLGTMLDTARFRSLIAEELKQAPTQVKALILGEHGDSMVPIWSSATVNGMSMGKLKGFGAPFQAKIFDRTKGSGAEVIRRKGGAGWAVGLTIAEVVHSVALDRRQLLPVSSLQQGTFGLRNVALSVPTVVGRRGVLQQVEIELWPKELQALQNSARSLQATWTKVSG; from the coding sequence ATGAAAGTCACCATCGTTGGCGGCGGAGGCCGCGTCGGATCCAATGCCGCCTTTGCCCTGCAATGCGCCGGTATTGTACCGGAAATTCAGATACTTGACGCCAATGTCGAGATGGCCGAGGGCGAGGCTCTCGACCTGCTCCATGGCACGTCCGTCATCGCCGATCAACGGATCTATGCGGGCGACTATGCCCGCGCGGCGGATTCGGACATGTTTGTCATCACGGCCGGGCTCCGGCGCAAGCCGGACGAATCGCGCCTCGACCTGATCAACCGCAACGTCTCGCTCTTCCTGCAGATCCTCGAGAGCATCAAGTCGGCGGGGACACGCTCCGACGCCGTCATCTTCGTCGTTTCCAACCCGGTGGACATCCTGACCCAGCTGGCCGTCCAGAAACTGGGACTGCCCTGGAGCCAGGTCATCGGTCTGGGCACCATGCTCGATACGGCCCGCTTTCGGTCGCTCATCGCGGAGGAACTCAAACAGGCGCCGACCCAGGTCAAGGCCCTCATCCTGGGCGAGCACGGCGATTCCATGGTTCCCATCTGGTCATCGGCCACGGTCAACGGCATGTCGATGGGCAAGCTCAAGGGATTCGGCGCACCGTTCCAGGCGAAGATTTTCGACCGGACCAAGGGAAGTGGTGCCGAAGTCATCCGCCGCAAGGGCGGAGCGGGCTGGGCGGTCGGCCTGACCATCGCGGAGGTGGTGCACAGCGTCGCCCTCGACCGTCGCCAGCTCCTGCCGGTCTCCTCGCTTCAACAGGGAACCTTCGGCCTGCGCAATGTCGCCTTGAGCGTGCCGACCGTGGTGGGCCGCCGGGGCGTCCTTCAGCAGGTCGAGATCGAACTCTGGCCGAAGGAACTCCAGGCTCTCCAGAATTCCGCACGCTCGCTCCAGGCCACCTGGACCAAGGTCTCGGGATAG
- a CDS encoding 2-dehydropantoate 2-reductase, with product MVGAGAVGAYYGARLQRVGNRVAFLLRSDLESVRQHGFRIRAADGAFDLPEVEAYASTREMGTCNLVIIALKATSNSLLPTLLPPLIGPDTVLLTLQNGLGGDAFLAEHFGRERVLAGLCFVCLNRTAPGLIENAIEGYITLGAFDGHVDGRVEEVARIFREAGVRIHLSDDIPAVRWRKLVWNIPFNGLTITAGGVPTDRILSDPSLVAEVRLLMAEVARASTAFGHEIPASFLDRQIELTGPMGAYQPSSLVDFLAGREVELEAIWGEPLRQAEAAGVSMPRLRRLYQAIRQAIADRGG from the coding sequence GTGGTCGGGGCGGGAGCGGTCGGCGCCTATTACGGCGCCCGCCTCCAACGGGTCGGAAACCGGGTCGCCTTTCTTCTGCGGAGCGATCTGGAATCCGTCCGTCAACACGGTTTTCGTATCCGGGCGGCCGATGGCGCCTTTGACCTGCCCGAGGTCGAGGCCTATGCCTCGACCCGCGAGATGGGGACGTGCAACCTGGTCATCATCGCGCTCAAGGCGACCTCCAATTCCCTTCTGCCGACTCTCCTGCCTCCTCTGATCGGCCCGGACACCGTTCTCCTGACCCTGCAGAATGGCCTGGGGGGCGATGCCTTTCTCGCGGAGCACTTTGGACGGGAAAGAGTCCTGGCCGGCCTCTGCTTCGTCTGCCTGAACCGGACAGCCCCGGGTCTGATCGAGAATGCCATCGAGGGGTACATCACGCTCGGGGCTTTCGACGGGCACGTCGACGGGCGGGTCGAGGAAGTGGCCCGCATCTTCCGGGAGGCCGGTGTCCGCATCCACCTCTCCGATGACATACCGGCGGTCCGTTGGCGGAAGCTGGTCTGGAATATCCCCTTCAACGGTCTGACCATCACAGCGGGCGGTGTCCCCACAGATCGGATACTCTCCGATCCGTCCCTTGTTGCGGAGGTCCGCCTCCTCATGGCGGAAGTGGCCCGGGCGTCGACCGCTTTCGGGCACGAGATCCCGGCGTCCTTTCTCGACCGGCAGATTGAGTTGACCGGTCCAATGGGCGCCTACCAACCCTCCAGCCTGGTGGATTTCCTGGCCGGGCGGGAGGTCGAACTGGAAGCCATCTGGGGCGAGCCCCTGCGGCAGGCCGAGGCGGCGGGCGTCTCCATGCCCCGTTTGCGCCGTCTGTATCAGGCCATCCGACAAGCCATTGCCGACCGCGGGGGCTGA